From the Dendrosporobacter quercicolus genome, the window CTGCGCCCGCGCAGTGTTTCTGCAAAAAAACGCGGCATAATATGAATTGGCGGTATCGCCTCCTGATTGCCGGATAGCGCCTTGACCATTTCCGCCGGATGCAACCCGTACTTCACTGCCCTGGCCAGTCCAGCCAAGCCGGAATCGCCATAATCTTTGTAAAAGTTCAATTGCAGCACATCGCAGAAAATATTGCCATGACCGCGCATGACCACTTGATTTTCATATTCCGGCTTCAGCAAATCAGACCAGACCCTGGGCAAAGCCAACTTCCCCAGCCGTTTTTTATCAACAGTCATGACCAGTGTATTAACGGCAATGACAGTAAAAAAACCGTCAGGGTCGATAATTCCGGCTTCAGCCAGGCGAGGATTGACTGCCCGTCTGGGCAGGCTGGCAAATATCCCGGCTTTGACAAACCGCTCCATAAAATTCTGATGAAAGATATCATAACCGGTAGTCAACAAAATATCTGGCAATTCATCCGGATCTTCAAAGTATTTCAGATAATCCGCATAATTGATCCGCTTATTCGCCGAAATATCAATGCTGTAGTTTAAGGGAATACCGCGTTCCTGCTGAAGCTGGTCTAAAATAAATTTCAATTCACTTTGCAGCGGAACTTTCAGTGGACAAGGCAGCAGTGTTAATAAATTTAGCCTGCCGGACAGTTGATCTTGGCCCGCTTCCAGCTTACGACAGCGATCAGTCTCAGCGATTTTATCCTGCAGCAGCCGGACAAATAACCGGTCATTGATCCCCTTGCTTCTGAGGGCAGTCTTTAATTTTAAAATCGGTCCCAGTTCCTCAATTACCCGGTCATCAGCAAACAGGGGGAAACCATTATTTACAAAGATCATCCTCGTTTCCGGGTATTGGGCAATAATCTGACCGATGGTTAAATCCAGTT encodes:
- a CDS encoding ABC transporter substrate-binding protein; amino-acid sequence: MALRELDLTIGQIIAQYPETRMIFVNNGFPLFADDRVIEELGPILKLKTALRSKGINDRLFVRLLQDKIAETDRCRKLEAGQDQLSGRLNLLTLLPCPLKVPLQSELKFILDQLQQERGIPLNYSIDISANKRINYADYLKYFEDPDELPDILLTTGYDIFHQNFMERFVKAGIFASLPRRAVNPRLAEAGIIDPDGFFTVIAVNTLVMTVDKKRLGKLALPRVWSDLLKPEYENQVVMRGHGNIFCDVLQLNFYKDYGDSGLAGLARAVKYGLHPAEMVKALSGNQEAIPPIHIMPRFFAETLRGRSNIEIIWPEDGAMAYPVSLLIKSGKLAELQQLADYLTGPAFAALCDEAFFPAVYSPVSKNLPAAAKFKWTGWNYIKSCNIEYLIDELNEKFITAQREGGCRKCN